In Vespula pensylvanica isolate Volc-1 chromosome 21, ASM1446617v1, whole genome shotgun sequence, one genomic interval encodes:
- the LOC122636257 gene encoding pyridoxine/pyridoxamine 5'-phosphate oxidase-like codes for MSKESTNSYDVDIRDMRVKYKNRNETFTEEDLVSKEPIGQFKAWFEEACKTPEIFEPNAVLLGTATKDGLPSVRPVLLRGYSVEGFKFYTNYGSRKSKELEENPNAGMTFYWGPLHRVIRIEGTVEKTSAEDSDEYFNSRPFKNQIGSMISNQSTTIANREILLAKEKELLDQYTEENIKRPDWWGGYIIKPKSVEFWQGQSNRLHDRILFRRPMPGESIDNIFVHTGENGWVYERLSP; via the exons ATGTCAAAAGAATCTACGAATTCATATGATGTTGATATAAGag ATATGCgagtaaaatacaaaaatagaaatgaaaccTTTACAGAAGAAGATTTGGTAAGCAAAGAACCAATAGGACAATTTAAAGCATGGTTTGAGGAAGCTTGTAAAACACCAGAAATATTTGAACCAAATGCGGTACTTCTTGGAACTGCAACGAA AGATGGTCTTCCATCTGTAAGACCAGTATTGTTAAGAGGCTATAGCGTGGAAGgtttcaaattttatacaaattatggCAGTAGGAAGAGTAAAGAATTA GAAGAAAATCCAAATGCTGGAATGACGTTCTACTGGGGACCATTACACCGAGTT ATACGAATAGAGGGAACCGTTGAGAAAACTTCAGCTGAAGATTctgatgaatattttaatagtcGACCATTCAAAAATCAAATAGGATCTATGATCAGTAACCAAAGTACTACTATTGCTAATAGGGAAATTCTTctagcaaaagaaaaggagttaCTTGATCAATATACAGaagaaaacattaaaagaCCAGATTGGTG GGGTGGTTATATAATTAAACCAAAATCAGTTGAATTTTGGCAAGGACAAAGCAATCGTTTGCACGATAGAATTCTTTTCAGGCGACCAATGCCTGGTGAAAgcattgataatatttttgtccATACAGGAGAAAATGGATGGGTATATGAAAGATTATCACCTTAA